The following is a genomic window from Xiphophorus couchianus chromosome 5, X_couchianus-1.0, whole genome shotgun sequence.
CTTCTAACGTAACGTCAAAGTAGAATCAGCGTACGCCGAATTTACTGCGCACACTTCCACAACAAACATGGCGGACGGTGAGTTCATTGTTGAGCTTTGTTAGTTCTTATCGATGAGTTCTGGGGAGGTTCGGTCCGGTTGTTCCGGTTTCATCTGGCGCGTTATCGCTCAGGTCTCCCGCCGTTGGCCGCTTCCTGTCTTCGGTCCGGTTTATTTACCGGAAAGAGCTAAGATGCTAAGCTAACAACCCGCCGCGTACTGACCCACGTCGCCCGGTTCGATCTGGGTCCGGGCCAGGTCCGGATCCAGGCTAGCTGTGCAGGTTAAGACcggccagaaccagaaccgaaccgCTGCtctcagatttatttccaaCCAAACTTTAAATAGCCGGCTTTGTCCCTGCTGTGTTGCTGGAgacacaaacagaaccagaaccggttccTGTGGTTCTGTCGGTGAGTCCGGGAAGTTCCGAATCAACCCCGAGGGTTCAGGTGGAGGTTTTGGTTCTGAGTCCAGTCTCCTTCCGGATCAAGAGGCTGCTCGTCTGGGGAGGTTACCGTGGTAACGGCCACTGGAGACGTCACCAGGGTCCCATGAAGCTGATCCTAAACCCAGTCGGTCCAGTTAGCGGTTTGGTTCTGGAATCAGAGGACCAATCCAGTGAAGAGCTGCAGCATGCTAGTCACGTGATCAATGCACTGCGTGTTTCCGGTCTGAGGAGAACGTTCTCCCATGTTTCCCATGATCAGGAGCTGTACCTGTTGTTAAGCTAACTGCTGCTCTACCTTTCAGATCACACAGACCCAGACCAGTCCATGGAGGGACACACACCTgtgagccacacacacacacacacacttggtttccatggcaacagctgtacacacacacacacacacacacttggtttccatggcaacagctgTCTGAACCTGAATCCTCCTGCAGGTCTCTGAAAACCCTCACGCTGAGTTTGGCCTGACCGAGAACCTGCAGGTAACTCCGTCTCCCAGCATGCTTTGCTTCACTCACCACTGTACAGGTTCTGTTCCGTTTCGAGGTTCTGCTGCTACTGGATCCAAAGCCTGATCAGAACCTCGGGACGGGACAGAGCCACCGACCCGCCTTCGGGTCGGTCCCAGAACCGATGTCTGAGTAACGGGTCGGGTCGTTGGCTCCCAGCGGACGGTGGAGAACGAGAAGGCGAGCGCGGAGAAGCTGTCCAAGCAGAAGGTGGACCTGCAGGCGCTGCCGACCCGGGCCTACCTGGACCAGACCGTGGTTCCCATCCTGTTGCAGGGCCTGTCCATCCTGGCCAAGGAGAGGTGGGTTCTGCCGCGGTATGGGTCAGCACCGGCTGCCATTCGCTGGTTCTGACGTTGTGGATGTTTCTCTCCAGGCCTCCCAACCCTATCGAATATCTggcagcgttcctcctgaagaACAAATCCCAGTTCGAGGAGCGGAGCTAAATCTGTTttagaataaagaataaacatgttaaaaatggaAACGCCTCGTTTATTCAGGACACACCGGTTCTGTTCTGGAGACTGGACCCGACGGGCCGCAGCGTCTTGTGAAGCTCTGGATGACTCAGAGGtcagctgacctctgacctttagcTGGAGGGAGGAAGGGTCAGGACCCGAGGAGCAGGAAGTCACTGAGAAGTTAAAAGACTTGAGTCCGTTCCAGAAAACtccatttaatttgtttatgtgaaacatttacagaataacaagttaaaaacagaacaacctGCAGACGTACGGAGGTCCAGACAGGCCAATATTATACAAACACGTACAAGGGATCATATTCACCACTATTAATTTTCTAGGAGCCAGACAAAtactataaaatattattttctgcttttattttggcatttcACTTCCTGTTAAAACTAATACCTTAAATAGTTTAATTGTGCAGTAAAATATCtcattaaggaaaaaaaaaagtaaaaatgtttgtgagtCTTATGGGAAACTACAACTCCCACAATGCTTTTCAACAGGAAGTGTCCAAAGAACCAGACTTCTTGAACTGAGGATTGTGGGTAATATAGTGGATGTAGTAGTAACAAACTggtggctccgcccactttgcaGCTTCTCTATCTCCACGCCTTTATTGGAGCGTCTGGGGGTCACCAGGTCGATGATGCAGAGGCCAGgtctcagccaatcacagagtGACAAACTACATAGATCAAACACCCGAGCAGACCACCAGGTAAGGTCACAGAGTGTATGACGTCACTTCCTGTTGCTCAGAGCTGCACACAAAGTGGCCTTTAAGTGTCATCAGATGACGGTCTGGCAGGCTGACGAGGAAGTGGGTGGGGCTTGGTCTCAGATGTAGAACTGGTGATTGGCCAGATTGTCCATGAAGGGCTGAACCAGGAAGTCAGTGGAGAAGTAGAAGATGAGACCGAAGGTGATGGAGATGGGCAGCGCGGGCAGCGCCTTCCTGAAGGTGGCCAGGAGCAGCAGGGTGAGGCACAGACCCTGGAGGGAGGGGCAGAGGGGTTGGGGCATAAGAGGGGGGCAAAGGAGGTGGATAATGAGTCACATGACCAGCTCAAAGTTCTCACACTCCATACCATTTTCTCTCTTCAGCTCATTCTCTCCTAGTCATGCTACTAGAGgagacatgatgctgccattacCTCTACCTCTCTGACAGGAAGTGCTGCTGGATCAGAGCCTCGcctcagaaaacacaggaaGAAGACCGAATCCTCAGATTCAACATGGCCGACTTAGATAACTTCCTACCACCTGGAGATGACTAAGGAACTTACCTTGCATCTGAAACTGTCTTGGCACCCTGACTGACCCCAGATATGATtgatggaaagtttagtggaaggaaagcAACATGGCTGAACGTACGATGAGGATGGCCACGAAGCAGGCCAGGGTGGTGTTCCAGTCTCCACCGGTCGCTGCAGCCTTTCCCACCAGGACACTGTAGAAGATGAAGTCTCCGAGGCCAAGCTTCACCccgcctgcacacacacaccatcatcATCGTCATGGTAACCAGACACCTGCTAAGCTCCggtctgcagctcctccacttacgttcctcctccagctcctcttcCGTGACCGGCCTCAGACGTGGGCTTTGAGGCTCCGCCGTCCCGCCATTTAACTCTGCCTCCTCATCGGAACCTGTTGCCATAGAGACAGTATAGAGACATTATTTAGATTGCAAGCTTGGACGCCAGAGCAGGCGTTGCCACTAGCGATGTCTGACCTGTTCCAGAGCGCTGGCCATCGGCCGGGTTCGCCATCGTCACCGTCCACATCATGGCA
Proteins encoded in this region:
- the dpy30 gene encoding protein dpy-30 homolog isoform X2, which encodes MADDHTDPDQSMEGHTPVSENPHAEFGLTENLQRTVENEKASAEKLSKQKVDLQALPTRAYLDQTVVPILLQGLSILAKERPPNPIEYLAAFLLKNKSQFEERS
- the dpy30 gene encoding protein dpy-30 homolog isoform X1; this encodes MKLILNPVGPVSGLVLESEDQSSEELQHASHVINALRVSDHTDPDQSMEGHTPVSENPHAEFGLTENLQRTVENEKASAEKLSKQKVDLQALPTRAYLDQTVVPILLQGLSILAKERPPNPIEYLAAFLLKNKSQFEERS